A region of the Thalassoroseus pseudoceratinae genome:
TTGTATCAAGTCGGTAGCTTCATCGGGGACAGCTGGAAGGAATGGAACGGGAGGTTCCGGGATGACGTCCGTGATTTCTTCCGGAGTACGCCCGGTTCGGTTCGGCAAATCGCCGATCGTCTTCTCGGCAGCCCGGATATCTACGGACACAAAGGCCGTGAGGCCGAGCAAAGTGTGAATTTTGTAACCTGTCACGACGGGTTCACCCTGTACGACTTAGTGTCCTACAACGAAAAACACAACGAAGCCAACGACGAAGACAATCGAGATGGCACGAACGATAACCGGAGTTGGAATTGTGGAACCGAAGGGGAAACAGACGACCCCGCTATCTTGAAACTCCGCTATCAGCAGATGAAGAACTTCCTGACTGTCAATCTGCTCTCACTCGGGCTGCCGATGATTCTCATGGGAGACGAAGTCGGCCGCACGCAGCGTGGCAACAACAACGCCTACTGCCAAGACAGCGAGATCAGTTGGCTGGATTGGTCGCTCGTCGAGTCTCGTGCCGATCTACTTCGGTTCGTGAAGTTGCTCATTGCACGGCGATCGTTACGGAACATCGAACACGAAGAAAATCGTTTTAGCCTCATCGATATCATCGCCAACGCTCCGCACGATTGGCACGGTATCAAACTTCACGCTCCCGACTGGAGTGATTCATCCCATTTGGTGGCAATCGGGGTGGAATTTCAGGGCGTTGATTTCCTGGCGCACCTGATCTTGAATTCCCATTGGGAATCACACATCGTCGAATTGCCAGCCGTCACCGACGATCAACCCTGGCGACGTTGGATCGATACATCGTTAGACTCTCCGGAAGATATCGTTCCCTGGGAGACGGCCGCACCGGTCGAGACGGACGACTATCACGTCGGGGCCCGCTCCGTCGTGATGTTGTATTCCGGAAAGATTACTCCGTCATTGTGAATGACGAGGAACTGCACGAAACGCGAATACAAAGATCAAGCCACGCTCGAAGGTAGACGTTTTGTTTCCGAGACAGACGGAAACGGTACGTCCACCGCGACTTCGGAAATTCTCGAATCTGTAGAGACGCGAAGCCCCGCAAACGCTATTCTCCAGGGAAAACGTACAACAGAAGCCGTGCAACCGTCATGGTTTTCTGCTATTTCAGAGATCGAAGCCGTTGTCGGCCACGTCGTCGTCGGTTCCGTTGATTACCGCCCATTTCGATGATTAATTGAGAGTCGGATTCCCATGAATGAACGCTCCACGAAGGATTCGCTGCGTCAGTATGAATGCGGAGGCTTCCGCTTCACCGATCGAATGGCCCGCGAGATTTACGACCGCCACCTGGTTTTCGATCACGCCGTGAATGTCGAGAACGCTACCCAACGTGAACGATTCGAAGCCGTCGCGTGTTCACTACGAGATTTGTTGACCCAACGATGGCTATTGACCCAGGAAACGTACGACAAAGAGAACCCCAAGCGGGTGTATTATCTGTCGATGGAGTTCCTGATCGGCCGCACATTGGTCAACAACATCATCAACTTGGGGGTGGAAGAGCTCGTTCAAGAGGAATTGCAGTCCGACCCGCACCAGGATTGGCCGGAAGTCATCGAAACCGAACCCGACGCGGGACTCGGCAACGGTGGTTTGGGCCGTCTGGCCGCTTGTTTCATCGAATCGCTGGCAACCTTGCAGATACCCGCGGTCGGTTATGGACTGCGTTACGAGTACGGTATTTTCCGTCAGTCGATCGAGAACGGCTATCAGGTCGAACACCCCGATCATTGGTTGGCCCGACCCGACCCATGGGAAGTCATGCGTCCGAATGATGTCGTGACCATTCCACTCGGTTGCACGTTTGAACTGGATCACGGACAGTTGCGAGCGGTCGCAGGCCATTCATCGCATTTGCTCGGAGTTCCGTACGACCGGCCGGTGGTTGGCTATGGTGGTCGCACGATCAACACCCTGAGACTCTGGGGAGCTTCCTCGCCCGATGAGTTCGACTTCGGTGAGTTCAGCACGGGGGATTTTGTCGGGGCGGTAGTGGAACGGATTCTGGCGGAATCGGTGACACGCGTCTTGTACCCAGACGATTCGACAACAGCTGGTCAGGCTCTTCGTTTCGTGCAAGAGTACTTCTTGGTGTGTTGTTCACTCGCCGACATCGTCGCCTGTTTCCAGCGGACGAACAAAGACCTTAAGAATCTTCCAAACAAAGCCGCGATCCAACTCAACGACACACACCCTGCCATGGCAGTCGCTGAGCTAATGCGGATTTTGATTGATAACAATGGACTCGGTTGGGACGAGGCTTGGGAAATCACGACGAACACGTTGGCTTACACCAATCACACGTTGCTGCCGGAAGCACTGGAAAAGTGGCCGACCAGATTCTTTGAATTGGCCTGCCCGCGGCTATTGGAAATCATCTACGAGATTAATCAGCGATTTCTCCAAACGGTCAAAGAACAATATCCCAAGGATGCCGCTCGTCTCAAACGTATGAGTCTGATTGAAGAGGGAGAACATCGACTCGTGCGGATGGCGAATCTGGCAATCGTCGGGAGTCATAGTATTAATGGTGTGGCGGAGATCCACTCGGGTTTGCTCCGCACACGCGTGGTCACCGACTTTGCAGATATGTTTCCCGAACGCTTCAACAACAAGACCAACGGTGTCACCCCGCGACGTTGGCTATTGCGTTGCAATCCGGATTTAGCACGACTCATCACCGAAAAGATTGGCGAGGGTTGGGTCACTGAACTTTCGCAATTGAGCCGTCTGCGGCCACTAGCCGATGATGCCGAGTTTCGCAGCCAGTTCCGCAAGGCCAAGCAGGCTGCCAAGAACCGATTCGCTGAATGGCTCAAGGATCGGTCTGGTCTCGTCGTCGATCCAACGACCATTTTCGATAGCCAAATCAAGAGGATTCACGAATACAAACGGCAGTTGCTCAATGCACTGCATATCATCCTGTTGTACAACCGGTTGAAAGAGAACCCAAATCTGAGCATGCCGCCTCGGACGTTCTTCTTCGCTGGCAAAGCAGCACCGGCCTACTGGCTTGCCAAATTGATCATCAAGCTGATCAATAATGTGGCTGCGGTCATCGATGCCGATCCGCAAGTGCGAGAGAAAATCAAAGTCGTCTTCCTGCCGAACTATAATGTTTCGCTGGCCGAAAAACTCATCCCTGCGAGTGATGTCTCCGAGCAGATTTCGACGGCCGGCTACGAAGCTAGCGGCACGGGCAACATGAAGTTCATGATGAACGGTGCACTCACGATCGGGACACGCGACGGGGCCACCATTGAAATGGCGGAAGAGGCCGGTGAGGAAAACTTCTTCCTCTTCGGGCTCACCGCCGACCAAGTTGCCAAGAATCGGGGGTGGTACAATCCCGAGTGGCACTACGAAAATGAGCCGGAAGTCCGAGCCGTCTTGGATCGAATTTCTGGCAATCACTTCAGTCCTGACGAGCCCGATTTGTTTGAGCCGATTCTTCAGACATTGATGAACGGCGATTACTTTATGCATCTTGCCGATCTCACATCCTACGCAGAAGCGCAAGAACAGGTCGGAGAACTATACGCCGATCAAGATGCTTGGAGTCGAAAAGCAATTATCAATATCGCCTGCTCCGGAAAGTTCTCGAGCGACAGAACAATTCTGGATTACGCCGACGACATCTGGGATGCATCACCCTGTCCGATTCCGTAGTCCCGTTATGTCTTCCGAGAGTATCTTCTCAATCGGTCGCTGTCGGTCAAAGAGGCCCGCAGCGACTGTTTTCGCATCTCGACTAACCGTTATTCTCCAATCGCGACTTGACTAAGTTTCCGTGTTCAAACACGGCCTTTGGGTTTGTCACGAGTCGAATTCGTCTGCCATTGCAACGAGGGTATGAGAATGAAGATCTGGCTTTCGTCTTGGTGGAACAAGTTCTCCTTCGTGGGTTTGTTTTTCGCGGTCCTCTTCTTCGCCGCTTCGGTAACGCCGTCGCTGTTGCCGAGACACTATCTTGTTCAGGGCATTCTGTCCGGCATGTCGTTGGCTGTCGGGTATGGATTCGGTGTGCTCGTCGTTGGACTTTACCGTTTCCTTGCGCTACCAGAACCGCAAGCCAAGACACAGCGGATATCAAAGATCGTCTCATCAGCCCTGGTTGCCATTGTGACTGTCACCGCGCTATGGCAAATGACGGCTTGGCAGAATTCCATCCGAACACTTATGGAAATGCCTCCACACGAGACAGCGTACCCGATGCGTGTCATAGGCATCGCGTTAATCGTTGGGATTGTTCTCTTGGTCCTCGGGCGACTGTTTATCACCGCCAACATTATTGCCGCGCGAGTTGCTGAAAAATTCGCACCACGCCGAATCGCGTTGTTTTTAAGTTTTAGCTTTGTAAGCATTTGTGTCCTGCTGCTCACAAACGACTTAATTGCCGCGATGCTGCTTCGTTCCGCAGACAACTTCTTTGCAGAGTTAGATCAAATCACTGAAGAAGGGATTCAACCTCCGAGTGATTTCGATAGCACCGAAGGCGAAGAATCCTATATTGACTGGGACTCAATTGGACGCCAAGGGAAGTTGTTCTTGACCCAACGACCAACCCAACAAGAGATCGAGGACT
Encoded here:
- a CDS encoding glycogen/starch/alpha-glucan phosphorylase; translation: MNERSTKDSLRQYECGGFRFTDRMAREIYDRHLVFDHAVNVENATQRERFEAVACSLRDLLTQRWLLTQETYDKENPKRVYYLSMEFLIGRTLVNNIINLGVEELVQEELQSDPHQDWPEVIETEPDAGLGNGGLGRLAACFIESLATLQIPAVGYGLRYEYGIFRQSIENGYQVEHPDHWLARPDPWEVMRPNDVVTIPLGCTFELDHGQLRAVAGHSSHLLGVPYDRPVVGYGGRTINTLRLWGASSPDEFDFGEFSTGDFVGAVVERILAESVTRVLYPDDSTTAGQALRFVQEYFLVCCSLADIVACFQRTNKDLKNLPNKAAIQLNDTHPAMAVAELMRILIDNNGLGWDEAWEITTNTLAYTNHTLLPEALEKWPTRFFELACPRLLEIIYEINQRFLQTVKEQYPKDAARLKRMSLIEEGEHRLVRMANLAIVGSHSINGVAEIHSGLLRTRVVTDFADMFPERFNNKTNGVTPRRWLLRCNPDLARLITEKIGEGWVTELSQLSRLRPLADDAEFRSQFRKAKQAAKNRFAEWLKDRSGLVVDPTTIFDSQIKRIHEYKRQLLNALHIILLYNRLKENPNLSMPPRTFFFAGKAAPAYWLAKLIIKLINNVAAVIDADPQVREKIKVVFLPNYNVSLAEKLIPASDVSEQISTAGYEASGTGNMKFMMNGALTIGTRDGATIEMAEEAGEENFFLFGLTADQVAKNRGWYNPEWHYENEPEVRAVLDRISGNHFSPDEPDLFEPILQTLMNGDYFMHLADLTSYAEAQEQVGELYADQDAWSRKAIINIACSGKFSSDRTILDYADDIWDASPCPIP